In Pseudomonas fluorescens, a genomic segment contains:
- the dhaL gene encoding dihydroxyacetone kinase subunit DhaL, translated as MSQHFSTRDGSAIVTDLVSVIVANREYLSAVDGAIGDGDHGINMAKGFAHCGRTIEGRQLSLAEALDELTLSLMEGIGGSMGPLYGSLFIGMADEVRGCEEIDAATFAHLLRGGLTSLQDITEAGVGDKCLMDTLIPAVEAFEQAHAAGSSFNDALEAMKAAASQGRDSTKDLVAKIGRASRLGERSLGVLDAGAVSCCLILTRLADSVQPRLSA; from the coding sequence ATGAGCCAGCATTTTTCCACCCGCGATGGCAGCGCCATCGTCACCGACCTGGTCAGTGTGATCGTGGCCAACCGTGAATACCTCAGCGCAGTCGACGGCGCCATTGGCGATGGCGACCACGGCATCAATATGGCCAAGGGCTTTGCCCATTGCGGGCGCACGATCGAAGGTCGCCAACTGAGCCTGGCCGAAGCACTGGATGAATTGACCCTGAGCCTGATGGAAGGGATTGGCGGCTCCATGGGGCCCCTGTACGGCAGCCTGTTTATCGGCATGGCCGACGAAGTGCGCGGCTGTGAAGAGATTGACGCGGCCACCTTCGCCCACTTGCTGCGCGGCGGCCTGACCTCGTTGCAGGACATCACTGAAGCCGGCGTGGGCGACAAATGCCTGATGGACACCTTGATCCCGGCGGTCGAAGCGTTCGAGCAGGCGCATGCCGCGGGGTCGTCCTTCAACGATGCGCTCGAGGCAATGAAAGCCGCCGCGTCCCAAGGGCGCGATTCGACCAAGGACCTGGTGGCGAAGATCGGCCGCGCCAGTCGCTTGGGCGAGCGCTCACTGGGCGTGCTGGATGCCGGGGCGGTGTCGTGCTGCCTGATCCTTACGCGCCTGGCGGACTCGGTGCAGCCGCGACTGAGTGCTTGA
- a CDS encoding histidine phosphatase family protein, which yields MGSIYLIRHGQASFGADDYDVLSPVGVEQAQVLGRHLADMGLVFDRCIAGDLRRQQHTATAAFDQYSTLGLPVPAVETDSAFNEFDADAIIRALLPDLLGSEPDALEILRNAAQNRSEFQRIFALIIERWLAGTYDTPGLESWLGFVERVQGGLQRILEAADNTQKIAVFTSGGTITALLHLITRMPAAQAFELNWQIVNTSLNQLKFRGREVALASFNSHTHLQLLKAPQLITFR from the coding sequence GTGGGCAGCATCTATCTGATTCGACATGGCCAAGCCTCCTTCGGTGCAGACGACTATGACGTGCTGTCGCCCGTCGGCGTGGAGCAGGCGCAAGTACTCGGTCGCCACCTGGCAGACATGGGCCTGGTGTTCGACCGCTGCATAGCCGGCGACCTGCGCCGCCAACAGCACACGGCCACTGCTGCCTTCGATCAATACAGCACCCTCGGCCTGCCTGTCCCTGCTGTGGAAACCGACAGCGCCTTCAACGAATTCGACGCCGACGCGATCATCCGTGCCCTGCTGCCCGACCTGCTCGGCAGCGAACCCGACGCCCTGGAAATCCTGCGCAACGCCGCACAGAACCGCAGCGAGTTCCAACGCATCTTCGCCCTGATCATCGAGCGCTGGCTGGCCGGCACCTATGACACGCCGGGGCTGGAAAGCTGGTTGGGCTTCGTGGAGCGCGTCCAGGGAGGCCTGCAACGCATTCTTGAAGCCGCGGACAACACGCAGAAGATCGCCGTGTTCACCTCCGGCGGCACCATCACCGCCCTGCTCCACCTGATTACCCGGATGCCTGCTGCCCAGGCGTTCGAACTGAACTGGCAAATTGTTAACACCTCGCTCAACCAGCTGAAATTCCGCGGGCGCGAGGTGGCACTGGCTTCCTTCAACAGTCATACCCACTTGCAACTGTTGAAGGCGCCGCAGCTCATCACCTTCCGATGA
- a CDS encoding MGH1-like glycoside hydrolase domain-containing protein, producing the protein MTATPDTRILETIEGQRLATQNAERWREWGPYLSERQWGTVREDYSADGDAWAYFPHEHARSRAYRWGEDGLAGFSDRAQRWCLGLALWNEHDAILKERLFGLNNAEGNHGEDVKELYFFVDGVPSHAYMRMLYKYPHAAFPYADLIAENARRGLGDAEYEILDTGVFEDNHYCDISVEYAKHQPDDIFMRVTVHNRCDQPTRLHVLPQVWARNDWSWTLGAPKPRLTLDGDRVLARHHELDDRHLSAWGRNGVEWVFCENETNVSKLDGQSAAGPFKDGINDYVVNAVQSAIRRDSGTKVAARFILELAGLESQTLYLRFAPTDAPEVNARKLFELRRQEADNFYAALQHGITDEDARNVQRQALAGLLWSKQLYYFDVNQWLDGDPAQPAPPPERLHIRNTHWRHLSNFDILSMPDTWEYPWYASWDQGFQAVAMALIDPGYAKQQLLLLVKDRFMHPNGQLPAYEWRFDDANPPVHAWASWRVYQQDKALSGVGDMDFLERIFHKLLLNFSWWVNRKDAEGRNLFQGGFLGLDNIALFDRSATLPPGYQLDQADGTAWVAAYALDLMRIALELAKRNGVYVDIAVKFFEHFLYIAGAINRVDDSAEGLWDEQDLFFYDVLHRPDGQNEPVRLRSIVGLMPLFAVLVLEQREHEGLEGLRERLLGFMRHRPDLAKLVSRWNEPGQGNRLLLALLRGERTKDLLRRMLDDDEFLSPFGVRSLSKAFAEQPLALKMNGNTLCARYQAGESDSRLYGGNSNWRGPLWMPVNYMLIESLREFHRYYADNFSVEYPTGSGYLSSLEDVADSLSQRLTRLFLRDENGSRPSMVGYAQLEADPASRDLVLFHEYFHGETGRGLGASHQTGWSALVALLLQPRN; encoded by the coding sequence ATGACGGCGACACCCGACACCCGGATACTTGAAACGATTGAAGGCCAGCGCCTGGCGACGCAGAATGCCGAGCGTTGGCGCGAGTGGGGCCCTTACCTGAGCGAACGCCAATGGGGCACGGTGCGCGAAGACTACAGCGCAGACGGCGACGCCTGGGCCTACTTCCCCCATGAACATGCCCGCAGCCGCGCCTACCGGTGGGGCGAGGATGGCCTGGCCGGTTTCAGTGACAGGGCGCAACGCTGGTGCCTGGGCCTGGCGCTGTGGAACGAGCACGACGCCATCCTCAAGGAGCGGCTGTTCGGCCTGAACAATGCCGAGGGCAACCACGGTGAAGACGTCAAGGAACTGTACTTTTTCGTCGACGGCGTACCGAGCCATGCCTATATGCGCATGCTCTACAAATACCCCCATGCTGCCTTTCCCTATGCCGACCTGATCGCCGAAAACGCGCGGCGCGGGTTGGGCGATGCCGAGTATGAAATCCTCGATACCGGCGTGTTTGAAGACAACCACTATTGCGACATCAGCGTCGAATACGCCAAGCACCAGCCCGACGATATTTTCATGCGCGTCACCGTGCACAACCGCTGCGACCAACCGACACGCCTGCACGTGCTGCCGCAGGTATGGGCACGCAATGACTGGAGCTGGACCTTGGGTGCGCCCAAGCCAAGGTTGACGCTGGACGGTGACCGTGTGCTGGCCCGTCATCATGAGCTGGATGACCGGCATCTCAGTGCCTGGGGCCGGAATGGCGTCGAATGGGTGTTTTGTGAGAACGAGACCAACGTTTCCAAGCTGGACGGACAATCGGCGGCGGGGCCATTCAAGGACGGCATCAATGATTACGTCGTGAATGCTGTGCAATCAGCGATCCGCCGCGACTCGGGCACCAAGGTGGCCGCGCGTTTCATCCTCGAACTGGCAGGGCTGGAAAGCCAGACCCTCTACCTGCGTTTTGCGCCCACGGATGCGCCCGAGGTCAACGCCCGCAAGCTGTTCGAGCTGCGTCGTCAGGAGGCCGACAACTTCTATGCCGCCTTGCAACATGGCATTACCGATGAAGACGCGCGCAACGTGCAGCGCCAGGCCCTGGCCGGGTTGCTGTGGTCCAAGCAGCTGTACTATTTCGACGTGAACCAATGGCTCGACGGCGACCCGGCCCAACCCGCGCCGCCGCCCGAGCGCTTGCATATCCGCAATACCCATTGGCGGCACCTGTCCAACTTCGACATCCTCTCCATGCCCGACACCTGGGAATACCCGTGGTACGCCTCCTGGGACCAGGGCTTTCAGGCAGTGGCCATGGCGTTGATCGATCCGGGGTATGCCAAGCAGCAGTTGTTGTTGCTGGTGAAGGACCGCTTCATGCACCCCAACGGCCAGTTGCCGGCCTACGAATGGCGCTTTGATGATGCCAACCCACCGGTGCATGCCTGGGCCAGCTGGCGCGTGTATCAGCAGGACAAGGCACTGAGCGGCGTCGGTGACATGGACTTCCTGGAACGGATCTTCCACAAGCTGCTGTTGAATTTTTCCTGGTGGGTCAACCGCAAGGATGCCGAGGGGCGCAACCTGTTCCAGGGTGGGTTCCTGGGGTTGGACAATATCGCCTTGTTCGATCGCTCGGCCACGCTGCCGCCGGGTTACCAGTTGGATCAGGCCGATGGTACGGCATGGGTGGCCGCTTATGCGCTGGACCTGATGCGGATCGCGCTGGAGCTGGCCAAGCGCAATGGGGTGTACGTAGACATCGCGGTGAAATTTTTCGAGCACTTCCTGTATATCGCCGGTGCCATCAACCGTGTCGATGACAGCGCCGAGGGCCTGTGGGATGAGCAGGACCTGTTCTTCTACGACGTGCTGCACCGCCCCGACGGCCAGAACGAACCGGTGCGCCTGCGCTCCATCGTTGGCCTGATGCCGTTGTTCGCCGTGCTGGTGCTGGAGCAGCGTGAGCATGAGGGCCTCGAAGGCTTGCGCGAGCGCTTGCTGGGTTTCATGCGCCATCGGCCGGACCTGGCCAAGCTGGTGTCGCGCTGGAATGAACCGGGGCAGGGCAATCGGCTGTTGCTGGCGTTGCTGCGCGGTGAGCGTACCAAGGACCTGCTGCGGCGCATGCTGGATGACGATGAATTTCTCTCGCCGTTTGGCGTGCGCTCCTTGTCCAAGGCGTTCGCCGAACAACCCCTGGCATTGAAGATGAATGGCAACACGCTGTGCGCCCGTTACCAGGCGGGCGAATCCGATTCACGCTTGTATGGCGGCAACTCCAACTGGCGCGGGCCGTTGTGGATGCCGGTGAACTACATGCTGATCGAATCGCTGCGCGAATTTCATCGGTACTACGCGGATAACTTCTCGGTGGAGTACCCGACGGGCAGTGGTTACCTGTCATCCCTGGAGGACGTCGCCGACAGCCTCAGCCAGCGGCTGACGCGCTTGTTTCTGCGTGACGAAAACGGTTCGCGGCCCTCGATGGTCGGGTACGCGCAGCTGGAGGCGGACCCGGCCAGCCGTGACCTGGTGTTGTTCCATGAGTATTTTCATGGCGAAACCGGGCGTGGGTTGGGCGCGTCCCATCAGACGGGGTGGAGTGCGTTGGTGGCGCTACTGCTGCAACCCAGAAACTAA
- the sohB gene encoding protease SohB, whose protein sequence is MDFLAEYASFLAKTVTLVVAILVVLISFAALRSKGRRKSAGQLHVSKLNDFYKGLRERLESTLLDKDQLKALRKSESKAEKKKGKKAPEAKPRVFVLDFDGDIKASATESLRHEITALLSLATPKDEVVLRLESGGGMVHSYGLASSQLARIRQAGVPLTVCIDKVAASGGYMMACIGEKIISAPFAILGSIGVVAQLPNVNRLLKKHDIDFEVLTAGEYKRTLTVFGENTEKGREKFQEDLDITHQLFKNFVSRYRPQLAIDEVATGEVWLGVAALDKQLVDELQTSDEYLATKAKTAEVFHLHYAERKSLQERVGLAASGSVDRVLLTWWNRLTQQRFW, encoded by the coding sequence ATGGATTTTCTGGCTGAATACGCAAGCTTTCTGGCGAAGACCGTCACCCTGGTGGTCGCGATCCTGGTGGTACTGATCAGCTTCGCGGCACTGCGCAGCAAAGGCCGTCGCAAGTCCGCCGGCCAGTTGCACGTCAGCAAACTGAATGATTTCTACAAGGGGTTGCGTGAGCGCCTGGAGTCGACCCTGCTCGACAAGGACCAGCTCAAAGCCCTGCGCAAGTCCGAAAGCAAAGCCGAAAAGAAGAAGGGCAAGAAGGCCCCTGAGGCCAAGCCACGGGTATTCGTGCTGGATTTCGACGGCGACATCAAGGCCTCGGCCACCGAGAGCCTGCGCCATGAAATCACCGCATTGCTGAGCCTGGCCACGCCCAAGGACGAAGTGGTACTGCGCCTGGAAAGCGGCGGCGGCATGGTACACAGCTACGGCCTGGCGTCGTCGCAACTGGCGCGGATTCGCCAGGCGGGCGTGCCGTTGACCGTGTGCATCGACAAGGTTGCGGCCAGCGGCGGCTACATGATGGCGTGCATCGGCGAGAAGATCATCAGCGCCCCCTTTGCCATCCTTGGCTCCATCGGGGTGGTGGCGCAGTTGCCCAACGTCAACCGCCTGCTGAAAAAGCACGACATAGACTTTGAAGTACTGACCGCCGGCGAATACAAGCGCACCCTCACCGTGTTTGGCGAAAACACCGAGAAGGGCCGCGAGAAGTTCCAGGAAGACCTGGACATCACCCATCAGTTGTTCAAGAACTTCGTGTCGCGCTATCGCCCGCAACTGGCGATTGATGAAGTGGCGACCGGAGAGGTGTGGCTGGGTGTTGCCGCGCTCGACAAGCAGTTGGTCGACGAGCTGCAAACCAGCGACGAATACCTGGCGACCAAGGCCAAGACGGCCGAGGTGTTCCACTTGCACTACGCCGAGCGCAAGAGCCTGCAAGAACGCGTCGGCCTGGCCGCCAGCGGCTCGGTGGACCGTGTGCTGCTGACCTGGTGGAACCGCCTGACCCAGCAACGTTTCTGGTAA
- a CDS encoding LysR family transcriptional regulator, which produces MEIRHFRYFLAVARQRNFTRAAEQLGIAPPTLSRQIQDMETSLGTRLFIRRQREVSLTEAGSALLGEAEATVRQFEFAQRNAQRAGRGEIGHLELGYVASAVYSGLLQRQMQAFSQTFPDVSVNVRECPMATLPSAVADGRYDIGYIRSPMPLPEGVEAVRLDSEGFVLALPQASWLLGLKAIGCEHLQNETFILPEQISGTLQVAAQGGYAPRLGPQPGGLVAVLALVSLGQGVAVVPTSVMGHVSLPGVVYRSIQGSDASSWLSLIHRRFEQAPAVARYVQQVKHSVAAAPSPPGA; this is translated from the coding sequence ATGGAAATACGCCACTTTCGCTACTTCCTGGCGGTTGCCCGGCAGCGCAATTTCACCCGCGCCGCCGAGCAACTGGGCATCGCGCCACCGACGTTGAGCCGGCAGATCCAGGACATGGAAACCAGCCTGGGCACGCGCCTGTTCATTCGCCGGCAGCGCGAAGTGAGCCTGACCGAGGCCGGTTCCGCCTTGCTGGGCGAGGCCGAAGCCACCGTGCGCCAGTTCGAATTTGCCCAGCGCAACGCCCAGCGTGCCGGGCGTGGGGAGATCGGCCACCTCGAGTTGGGTTACGTCGCTTCGGCGGTGTATTCGGGGTTATTGCAGCGGCAAATGCAGGCGTTCAGCCAAACGTTTCCCGATGTGAGCGTGAATGTGCGCGAATGCCCCATGGCCACCTTGCCAAGTGCGGTGGCCGATGGACGCTATGACATTGGCTATATCCGCTCGCCGATGCCCCTGCCCGAAGGGGTCGAGGCGGTGCGCCTGGACAGTGAGGGCTTTGTGTTGGCGCTGCCCCAGGCTTCCTGGCTGCTGGGGCTCAAGGCCATCGGCTGCGAACACCTGCAAAACGAGACGTTTATCCTGCCGGAGCAGATCAGCGGCACCTTGCAAGTGGCGGCGCAAGGCGGCTACGCGCCGCGCCTGGGGCCACAGCCCGGTGGGTTGGTTGCGGTGTTGGCGTTAGTGTCGTTGGGCCAGGGTGTCGCGGTGGTGCCGACATCGGTGATGGGGCATGTGAGTTTGCCGGGCGTGGTGTACCGCAGCATCCAGGGCAGTGATGCGTCGTCGTGGCTGTCATTGATTCACCGGCGCTTTGAGCAGGCGCCGGCGGTGGCGCGGTATGTCCAGCAGGTCAAGCACTCAGTCGCGGCTGCACCGAGTCCGCCAGGCGCGTAA
- a CDS encoding MFS transporter, giving the protein MKPASQRLTLLTASGVCSLIVLDTNIVAVTLPSIARDLGANFADIEWVVSAYMLAFAALLLPAGSVADRFGRKKTLVWGLGIFILASLGCGAAPNALFLDIARALKGVGAALLLTSALASIGHTFHDEGERAKAWAFWGACMGVAMTAAPTLGGLITEYLGWRWIFYLNLPVGLGLMALVLRVIPESRDTQSARLDPWGSLAFSASLLCLIWGLIEANRIGWDNPLTFARLSAGALLLGVFVWVERVQRRPMVDLQLLRHPRFIGALLGMFAYAGCAQVMMTLLPFYLQNGLGFSAIASGLGMLPFALTMLICPRIGARLAGRFAPATMMAAGLTLVGSGNLLSAWAVNVGGYLPFALAIAVTGAGAGFLNGDTQKNIMACVPRDRAGMASGMSTTMRFSAIMLAIGVYGALLNSHSEQLLRASLDEQWQGQAADIASRVVAGDMSAALGRLPEAARAAVQPLARQAFVGGFSKVLWVAGLLGLLGALVVGRLMRKPIPTPN; this is encoded by the coding sequence ATGAAACCGGCCAGCCAGCGCCTCACGTTACTGACCGCCTCTGGCGTCTGTTCGCTGATCGTGCTCGACACCAATATCGTCGCCGTGACCCTGCCGAGCATCGCCCGTGACCTGGGGGCGAACTTTGCCGATATCGAGTGGGTGGTCAGCGCCTATATGCTGGCTTTCGCCGCCCTCTTGTTGCCGGCAGGCAGCGTTGCCGACCGTTTCGGGCGCAAGAAAACCCTGGTCTGGGGCCTGGGCATTTTCATCCTGGCCTCCCTCGGCTGCGGCGCCGCACCCAACGCGCTGTTCCTCGATATCGCCCGCGCACTGAAAGGCGTCGGCGCGGCGCTGTTGCTGACCTCGGCCCTGGCGTCCATCGGCCACACGTTCCACGATGAAGGAGAACGCGCCAAGGCCTGGGCGTTCTGGGGGGCGTGCATGGGCGTGGCGATGACCGCCGCGCCGACCCTCGGCGGGCTGATCACCGAGTACTTGGGCTGGCGCTGGATCTTCTACCTGAACCTGCCCGTGGGCCTGGGGCTGATGGCCTTGGTGCTGCGTGTCATCCCGGAATCTCGCGACACCCAGTCGGCACGGCTCGACCCATGGGGCAGCCTGGCCTTCAGTGCCAGCCTGCTGTGCTTGATCTGGGGTTTGATCGAGGCCAACCGCATCGGCTGGGACAATCCGCTGACCTTTGCGCGCCTGAGCGCTGGCGCACTGTTGCTGGGCGTGTTTGTGTGGGTCGAGCGCGTGCAGCGGCGGCCGATGGTCGACCTGCAACTGCTGCGTCACCCGCGCTTTATTGGCGCCTTGCTGGGCATGTTCGCCTATGCCGGCTGCGCCCAGGTGATGATGACGCTGCTACCGTTTTACCTGCAAAACGGCCTGGGGTTCTCCGCCATTGCCTCGGGCCTGGGCATGTTGCCATTTGCCCTGACCATGCTGATTTGCCCACGCATCGGTGCGCGCCTGGCAGGCCGCTTTGCGCCGGCGACGATGATGGCGGCCGGCTTGACGCTGGTCGGCAGCGGCAACCTGTTGAGCGCGTGGGCGGTGAATGTGGGCGGCTACCTGCCCTTCGCCCTGGCCATTGCGGTCACCGGCGCGGGAGCAGGGTTCCTCAATGGCGACACACAGAAAAACATCATGGCCTGCGTACCGAGGGATCGCGCGGGGATGGCCTCGGGCATGAGCACCACCATGCGGTTCAGCGCGATCATGCTGGCGATCGGCGTGTACGGGGCGCTGTTGAACAGCCATAGCGAACAGTTGTTGCGCGCCAGCCTCGACGAACAGTGGCAAGGCCAGGCAGCCGACATTGCTTCACGGGTGGTGGCCGGGGATATGTCAGCGGCGTTGGGCCGGTTGCCGGAGGCGGCACGGGCGGCGGTGCAACCGCTGGCGCGGCAGGCGTTTGTGGGTGGGTTCAGCAAGGTGTTGTGGGTGGCAGGGTTATTGGGGCTGCTCGGGGCGCTGGTGGTAGGAAGGTTGATGCGCAAGCCGATACCCACACCGAACTGA
- a CDS encoding dihydroxyacetone kinase subunit DhaK, whose amino-acid sequence MNRVINDPDQVVEDMLRGILVAHPQLRQYETNPRVIVKARPSAQGRVGIVTGGGSGHEPAFLGYVGPGLVDAVAVGEIFSSPTAKSFFDAFRAADHGAGVACLYGNYAGDNMNVKLAMKMAASKDMRIRTVVANDDVASAPKAEIAKRRGVAGEIFMWKIGGAAAAQHYDLDGVIRVAQKAVDHCRSIGIGLTPCTIAAVGKPNFQIPDGQMELGIGHHGEPGIEVIPIESAAAMAERMLAPILADRDFSQDDSVVVLVSGLGATPVMELYIFYAEVERQLTAKGLKIHRCYVGNYFTSLEMMGVTLTLLGLDAELKTLIDQPCRSIGMTQAE is encoded by the coding sequence ATGAATCGAGTCATCAACGATCCAGACCAAGTGGTAGAGGACATGCTGCGCGGCATCCTCGTCGCGCACCCGCAGTTGCGTCAATACGAAACCAATCCACGGGTCATCGTCAAAGCCAGGCCTTCGGCGCAAGGCCGCGTCGGCATTGTCACGGGCGGCGGCTCGGGCCATGAGCCGGCCTTCCTCGGCTACGTCGGGCCCGGCCTGGTCGACGCCGTGGCTGTCGGTGAGATTTTTTCCTCACCGACCGCCAAAAGTTTCTTCGATGCCTTCCGCGCCGCCGACCACGGCGCGGGCGTGGCCTGCCTGTACGGCAACTATGCCGGCGACAACATGAACGTGAAGCTGGCGATGAAAATGGCCGCCAGCAAAGACATGCGCATCCGTACCGTGGTCGCCAACGACGACGTCGCCTCTGCGCCCAAGGCTGAGATTGCCAAGCGGCGCGGCGTGGCCGGGGAAATCTTCATGTGGAAGATCGGCGGGGCCGCAGCCGCCCAGCATTACGACCTGGACGGGGTGATCCGCGTCGCACAAAAAGCCGTCGACCATTGCCGCTCCATTGGCATCGGCCTCACGCCGTGCACCATTGCCGCCGTGGGCAAGCCGAACTTCCAGATCCCCGACGGCCAGATGGAACTGGGCATCGGCCATCACGGTGAGCCGGGCATCGAAGTGATCCCCATCGAATCCGCCGCCGCCATGGCCGAACGCATGCTCGCGCCGATCCTCGCCGACCGCGATTTCAGCCAGGACGACAGTGTGGTGGTGCTGGTCTCCGGTCTTGGCGCCACGCCGGTGATGGAGTTGTACATTTTCTACGCCGAGGTGGAACGCCAACTCACGGCCAAGGGCTTGAAGATCCACCGTTGCTACGTGGGCAACTACTTCACCTCCCTGGAAATGATGGGCGTGACCCTGACCCTGCTCGGCCTCGACGCCGAGCTGAAAACCCTGATCGACCAACCCTGCCGCTCCATCGGCATGACCCAGGCGGAGTGA
- a CDS encoding SCP2 sterol-binding domain-containing protein: MTEVAKAVEAMKAKFNPDAANGLDLVFGFRIDDTQNFSLVVKNNTCELLEGENPEAQVTLVMDGETMKGIVDGSTDGMQAFMSGKLRTEGDMMLAMKLSELFPS; this comes from the coding sequence ATGACTGAAGTAGCTAAAGCCGTAGAAGCAATGAAAGCCAAATTCAACCCAGACGCCGCCAACGGCCTGGACCTGGTATTCGGTTTCCGTATCGACGACACCCAGAACTTCTCGCTGGTGGTGAAAAACAACACCTGCGAACTGCTGGAAGGCGAAAACCCTGAGGCCCAAGTGACCCTGGTCATGGACGGAGAAACCATGAAAGGCATCGTCGACGGCTCCACCGACGGCATGCAGGCCTTCATGAGCGGCAAGCTGCGTACCGAAGGCGACATGATGCTGGCCATGAAGCTGAGCGAGCTGTTCCCTTCCTGA